From Schizosaccharomyces pombe strain 972h- genome assembly, chromosome: II, the proteins below share one genomic window:
- the sec26 gene encoding coatomer beta subunit Sec26: protein MSCWTLVQQDFLEAPSVDALKTSLESKNDYVKISAMKTILRVVINGDSLPSILMHVIRFVMPSRNKELKKLLYYYWEVCPKYNNDGTMKQEMILACNSFRNDLQHPNEFIRGATLRFLCKLKEPELLDPLIPTVRQCLEHRHAYVRKNAILAVFSIYQVSNHLIPDAASLAEDFLAAESEGTCKRNALIVLFTIDPEKAKAWLLANFEQIPSLNASSLLVIIEFIRKVVLTKADGLEKLRFQSLLVSLTATNNSSVVFEAATSVINVFPDAESLKLAASRLLALADREADNNAKLIMLDRISQLAARDKSILEDLITDVIPFLSSSDFDVCEKAISIIMGLVSSRNVEDILNHFQKELTKSNGETEKDDGRRRALTKAIHSCAINFPHTAATAIQYLLSHISDFQSKSASSVLSFIKEVMEKFPDLRSSNITKLLLSLKELRAGKIFRGVIWIAGEYCLTEDDIRVAWKSIRASLGEVPILASEEQLLKDVSNVPEDDLLIDISAPASTSRKVLPDGTYATESAVTSEALSAARLEAVKASKKPPLRTQILSGDYYLAAVLASALTKLVMRFARLSFDKERLNALKAEACLIMTSIIRVGQSKFVKYTIDDDSVERIMNCIRAIYSFEELPEFQTVFLDDMRKAFSSLVAQSDKRQKEADLLVNGSDAVQADELLNIRQFQRVIEEKQDLNFESDIIQATNDGMVVEDLASKLDHIVQLAGFTDPVYCEAYVKIQQFDIILDILLVNRTDTTLQNLSVDLATLGDLKVVERPPPMNLGPHAFKSVQATVKVSSTESAVIFGNIVYGGKASDEDKIVVLNGIPVNIIDYIKPAFIPESQFRSMWTEFEWENKVDISSNEDISLYDFLHKIMKKTNMNCLTPDASLRGDCGFLSANLYACSIFGEDALMSLSVEKSVSGPISGHVRIRSKTQGIALSLGAFV, encoded by the coding sequence ATGTCTTGTTGGACACTTGTTCAACAGGATTTTTTAGAAGCTCCATCTGTTGATGCTCTAAAAACCTCGTTAGAGTCCAAAAATGATTATGTCAAGATATCTGCCATGAAGACAATCCTGCGGGTCGTAATTAACGGGGATTCTCTTCCTTCCATTTTAATGCACGTGATTCGATTTGTAATGCCTTCCAGAAATAAAGAActgaaaaagcttttgtACTATTACTGGGAAGTTTGTCCTAAGTATAACAACGATGGCACTATGAAACAAGAAATGATCTTAGCTTGTAACTCATTTCGCAATGACTTGCAACATCCTAATGAGTTCATTCGGGGAGCTACTTTACGATTTCTTTGTAAATTGAAAGAGCCAGAGCTTTTGGATCCCTTAATCCCAACCGTCCGCCAATGCTTAGAACATCGTCATGCCTATGTCCGTAAAAATGCTATTCTTGCCGTCTTTAGCATATATCAAGTCTCTAATCATCTCATTCCTGACGCTGCCAGTTTAGCCGAGGACTTCCTTGCAGCTGAGTCTGAGGGAACTTGCAAACGAAATGCTTTAAtagttttgtttactatCGATCCCGAAAAAGCTAAAGCTTGGCTTTTGGCAAATTTTGAGCAAATTCCCTCTCTGAACGCTTCTTCCCTTCTCGTTATCATTGAATTTATTCGTAAAGTCGTTTTAACGAAAGCTGATGGTCTCGAAAAACTTAGATTCCAATCTCTTTTGGTATCCTTGACTGCCACAAACAATAGTAGTGTAGTTTTCGAGGCAGCTACTTCAGTTATTAATGTATTTCCCGATGCGGAGTCTCTGAAGCTCGCTGCGTCTCGTCTATTAGCACTAGCAGATCGCGAAGCCGACAATAACGCCAAGTTAATTATGCTGGATCGTATTTCTCAATTGGCGGCCCGTGATAAATCAATCTTAGAAGACCTCATAACAGATGTGATTCCATTCCTTTCTAGTTCAGATTTTGATGTCTGTGAGAAAGCTATCTCAATCATTATGGGCTTAGTTTCTAGCAGAAACGTTGAAGACATACTTAaccattttcaaaaggaACTTACTAAATCGAATGGAGAAACTGAAAAGGATGATGGTCGCCGTCGTGCTCTTACGAAGGCTATTCATTCTTGTGCTATTAACTTCCCTCACACTGCTGCTACTGCTATCCAATACTTACTCAGCCATATATCGGACTTTCAAAGCAAATCCGCTTCTAGTGTTTTATCATTTATTAAAGAGGTCATGGAAAAATTCCCGGATCTCCGATCATCAAATATTACTAAGCTCCTGCTCTCTTTGAAAGAGCTTCGTGCTGGTAAAATTTTCCGTGGTGTAATATGGATTGCTGGCGAGTACTGTCTAACTGAGGACGATATACGCGTTGCGTGGAAGAGTATTAGAGCAAGCCTTGGAGAAGTTCCAATTTTGGCGTCAGAGGAGCAACTTTTAAAAGACGTTTCCAATGTACCTGAGGACGATTTGCTTATTGATATATCTGCTCCGGCTTCAACAAGTCGAAAGGTCCTTCCTGATGGAACCTACGCTACCGAGAGTGCAGTCACTAGTGAAGCTTTAAGTGCTGCTCGTTTGGAGGCTGTcaaagcttcaaaaaagcCACCGTTGCGCACACAGATTTTGAGTGGTGATTACTATCTTGCTGCTGTTTTAGCTTCTGCTCTTACAAAGCTTGTGATGCGTTTTGCTCGACTTTCTTTCGACAAAGAACGATTGAACGCTCTCAAAGCTGAAGCATGTCTTATTATGACATCTATAATTCGAGTGGGTCAGTCCaagtttgtaaaatatACCATTGATGATGACTCTGTTGAGCGTATTATGAACTGTATCAGGGCCATATATTCCTTTGAAGAGCTTCCTGAATTCCAAACGGTGTTTCTTGATGATATGCGAAAAGCATTTTCATCACTTGTTGCTCAATCAGACAAGCGACAAAAGGAGGCAGATTTGTTAGTTAATGGAAGTGATGCTGTTCAAGCCGATGAGCTACTGAATATTCGCCAATTTCAAAGGGTcattgaagaaaagcaGGATCTTAATTTTGAGTCCGACATCATACAAGCCACCAACGATGGTATGGTAGTGGAAGATTTGGCATCTAAATTAGATCATATCGTACAATTAGCCGGTTTTACAGATCCTGTTTACTGTGAGGCATATGTGAAGATACAACAATTTGATATTATTCTAGACATATTATTGGTTAATCGAACGGATACCACGTTACAGAATCTCTCTGTTGATTTGGCTACGTTGGGAGATCTTAAGGTTGTAGAGCGTCCACCACCCATGAATTTAGGACCTCATGCCTTTAAATCTGTTCAGGCTACGGTAAAGGTATCTTCAACGGAGTCTGCAGTAATCTTTGGAAATATCGTGTATGGTGGTAAAGCATCCGACGAAGACAAAATTGTTGTTTTGAATGGCATTCCAGTCAACATTATTGATTATATAAAACCCGCATTCATTCCCGAATCTCAATTCCGTAGCATGTGGACGGAATTTGAATGGGAAAACAAGGTCGATATTTCTTCCAACGAAGACATTAGTCTGTACGATTTCTTAcataaaataatgaagaaaaccAATATGAACTGTCTTACTCCAGACGCGTCTCTGCGTGGTGACTGTGGTTTTTTGAGTGCTAATTTGTACGCCTGCAGTATTTTTGGGGAAGACGCACTTATGAGTCTTAGCGTTGAAAAATCCGTCTCCGGTCCTATCTCAGGACATGTTCGCATTCGTTCAAAAACTCAAGGCATTGCCCTTAGCTTGGGTGCATTTGTTTAG
- the rhn1 gene encoding RNA polymerase II transcription termination factor: MALTPDTVSSKLATLNETQESITGIAHWVMFHKRYADEIVQIWLEALYESSSNKKLLLLYLLNEVVQQSRVKKISEYIDAVSPYVVNSVADAYASVPASIKTKIKYVFDVWCQRGIFSKEILLSLQERFNNAENSGHSNYYPVGPPEWAPYTRLMTQTSLYAKSAHSTKTVVDALYKSYLEKQSDYSELLDNYKKQLNKASESCKGNYQACIESRSTLITSLESLIEEQKKLLSEEEESLKSVESIISNLENKESTTATSTLTDAGFGDKSSTAGKHNVETTSPPSSSPNSDDAYSPQVDSYSPSINSVPYTSNIVENPSEDNLSPLPPPASGPYSQEEEETSLFKSQRKEENEEESKELPEDSDIYGKDSSPSSDDSSAAGLYGDS, translated from the exons ATGGCTTTGACTCCAGACACTGTTTCTTCAAAGTTGGCTACTCTAAATGAAACACAAGAAAGTATAACGGGAATAGCGCATTGGGTTATGTTTCACAAGCGTTATGCTGATGAAATTGTCCAAATATGGCTGGAAGCTTTGTATGAAT CTTCTTCCaacaaaaagcttttattGCTTTACCTGCTCAACGAAGTCGTTCAACAATCCCGggtcaaaaaaatatctgaATATATTGATGCCGTTTCTCCA TATGTCGTAAACTCTGTAGCTGACGCGTACGCGTCAGTTCCTGCTTccattaaaacaaaaatcaaatacgTTTTTGACGTTTGGTGTCAACGCGGCATATTTTCTAAGGAGATACTTTTATCCTTGCAGGAAAGGTTTAATAATGCCGAGAACAGTGGCCATTCTAACTATTACCCCGTTGGCCCTCCGGAATGG GCACCTTACACTCGTTTAATGACACAAACTAGTTTATACGCAAAATCTGCTCACTCTACCAAAACTGTGGTAGATGCATTGTATAAATCATACTTGGAGAAACAATCAGATTATTCTGAACTACTCgataattataaaaagcaACTAAATAAAGCCTCTGAATCATGTAAAGGTAATTATCAGGCTTGCATCGAATCCCGATCCACACTCATTACTTCCTTGGAATCGCTTATagaagaacaaaaaaagctaCTTTCAGAGGAAGAAGAGAGCCTAAAATCTGTTGAATCCataatttctaatttagAGAATAAGGAAAGTACAACAGCTACCTCTACCTTGACCGATGCAGGTTTTGGAGATAAAAGTTCTACTGCTGGCAAACATAATGTAGAAACAACATCACCTCCGTCTAGTTCTCCAAACAGTGATGATGCTTATTCTCCTCAAGTAGATTCTTACTCTCCAAGCATTAACAGCGTACCATATACTTCCAATATTGTCGAAAATCCATCTGAAGACAATCTCTCTCCTCTTCCTCCTCCTGCCAGTGGACCCTATTCccaagaagaagaagaaacatcattatttaaaagccagagaaaagaagaaaatgaagaggAATCTAAAGAATTACCAGAAGACTCAGATATCTATGGAAAAGATAGTTCTCCCTCTTCGGACGACTCTAGTGCAGCTGGTCTATATGGTGATAGCTGA
- the ppk27 gene encoding serine/threonine protein kinase Ppk27 has translation MSEKKHSCEEKSLQLYPLSNKIRHVNPNISALPSETDISESLTNDLTKLEISNYAPFNRDLETFSDLIFGLTNIQKKSLYSLQLGRSRGYALYSDENEKYLWSINTKITSTEQREVLLVKSNNKKFDTSIVLKHTHLSSKSQNEKKARVKVFRQEIWALKTLSHPCVVQLLNYYVSSAELILVENYCMGGDLYHYTKKHHSDFSLEFVGRIFSELVHTVAYLHSKCLIHRDLKLENILLTQPYNVIKTIDNWKNYPNALIQISDFELSIFVDSKNHLVQSSCGSQEYAPPEVYMGIAHDGFRADAWSLGIVLFALLEGRLPFDSYPTLDPENVRIKRYVQRLVRCDYTWHLCKSPFKRSTGNTNDNDDPSWRFRLFVKKLLKNRDQRSTPTELLKDFNKHGNFTLPLLENVTI, from the exons ATGtctgaaaaaaaacattcttGCGAAGAAAAATCGCTGCAACTATATCctctttcaaataaaattcgTCATGTAAATCCGAATATTTCAGCTCTTCCGTCTGAGACTGATATATCTGAATCATTGACGAACGATTTAACTAAACTAGAAATTTCTAACTATGCTCCATTTAATAGAGATTTAGAGACTTTTTCcgatttaatttttggcTTAActaatatacaaaaaaaatcattgtATTCTCTTCAATTAGGCAGAAGTAGAGGATATGCTTTATATTCAGACGAGAATGAGAAATATTTGTGGTCTATAAATACTAAAATCACCTCTACGGAACAAAGGGAAGTACTGCTTGTCAAATCTAATAATAAGAAGTTTGATACTTCCATCGTCCTAAAACATACTCACTTATCATCCAAGTCtcaaaacgaaaaaaaagctagAGTAAAAGTATTTCGGCAAGAAATTTGGGCCCTCAAAACTTTGTCGCATCCATGTGTTGTGCAGCTATTAAATTACTACGTTTCCTCCGCCGAATTAATACTCGTAGAGAATTATTGTATGGGAGGAGATCTCTATCATTACACTAAAAAACATCATTCGGATTTCAGCCTTGAATTTGTTGGGCGAATTTTTTCTGAGTTAGTACATACAGTTGCTTACCTTCATTCCAAATGTTTGATTCATAGAGatttaaaacttgaaa ATATATTGCTTACCCAACCTTATAATGTTATAAAGACGATTGATAATTGGAAGAACTACCCAAATGCTTTAATTCAGATTTCTGACTTTGAGctttctatttttgttgacagtaaaaatcatttagTGCAATCCAGCTGCGGCAGCCAAGAATATGCACCACCGGAAGTTTATATGGGTATTGCACATGATGGATTTCGCGCGGACGCTTGGTCTCTCGGAATAGTTTTATTTGCACTATTAGAGGGTCGTCTTCCCTTTGACTCCTACCCAACTTTGGATCCTGAGAATGTAAGGATCAAACGTTATGTTCAAAGGCTTGTAAGATGTGATTATACATGGCACTTATGCAAATCGCCATTCAAAAGATCTACTGGAAATACTAATGATAACGACGATCCTTCATGGCGGTTCCGCTTATTTGTGAAAAAACTTCTCAAAAATAGAGACCAGCGCAGCACACCGACTGAATTgttaaaagattttaataaacatgGCAACTTTACTTTACCGTTATTAGAGAACGTTACGATTTAG